GTCCAGCTCGTGGCGCTCGGCTTCGGCAGCGGCCAGGGCCTGGGCACGCTGGGCCAGGCGCCCCGCCCCGGTGATGATGCCGGTGGGGCCCACCACCACGTCGAGCAGCTCCACGCCGCGCGGGGTTACTTCGAATTCGCGCACTTGGTTGGAGTGGGCCAGGCCGCGCGCCTTGAAGATACTCAGGCCGCGGTTGCGCTCGCCGATGCCCTCCAGGTCGCGCACCGAAATCCAGGTGTCGACCAGCGACGAGACGCCTTCCTCGGTCATTTCCATTCGCCCGTCGCGCCCGCTGATGAGGGCCGTGAACAGGGCCGAGATGCCGTGCACTTTCAGGTAGTCGATCAGGCGGGTGAGCATGCTGCGCACCTCGCTCGTGCTGCCCACCGAAATCAGGTTGCTGATGGGGTCGATGATGACCGTGCTGGGCCGGAACTCGCTCACGAGCCGGTGCAGCGTCACGAGGTGGCGCTCCAGGCCGTTGAGGGTGGGGCGCGAGGCATCGATGCGCAGCAAACCCTGGGCGAGGCAGGGCGCCAGGTCGATGCCCACCGACTGCATGTTGCGCACGAGCTGGGCCGGCGATTCTTCGAAGGCGAAGTACAGGCACCGCTCGCCGCGCTGGCAGGCGGCCAGCGCGAAGGAGGCGGCCAGCGTGGTTTTGGCCGTGCCGGCCGTGCCCGTCAGCAGCGTGCTGCTGCCCCGGTACCAGCCGCCGCGCTCGAACATGGCGTCGAGGCCGGGCACACCCGACGACACGATTTCGTTCGACACCGTGTGCTCGAGCTTGAGGGAGGTGACGGGCAGCACCGAAATGCCGTCCTCGGTGATGAGGTAGGGGTACTCGTTGGTGCCGTGGGTGCTGCCGCGGTACTTCACCACGCGCAGCCGGCGGGTCGTAATCTGGTCAATCACCCGGTTATCGAGCAAAATCACGCAGTCCGACACGTACTCCTCCAATCCTTGCCGGGTAAGGGTGCCGTCGCCGCGCTCGGCGGTGATGACGGTGGTCACGCCCTTGTCCTTCAGCCAGCGAAACAGCCGGCGGATTTCCGAGCGCAGCACCGATTCGTTGGTGAAGCCCGCAAACAGCGTTTCGATGGTGTCGAGCACCACGCGCTTGGCCCCGATGGCGTCAATGGCGTAGCCGAGGCGGATGAACAGGCCTTCGAGGTCGTACTCGCCGTTTTCCTCCATCTCCGAGCGGTCCACGTGCACGTGGTCCACGCGCAGCAGCTTGGCGGCTTGCAGGGCCCCCAAGTCAAAGCCCAGCGAGGCCACGTTGGCCGCCAGCTCTTCGGCGGTTTCCTCGAAGGTCATCAGCACGCCGGGCTCGCCGTAGTTCTGGATGCCGCGCACCAGGAACTCGATGCCCAGCAGGGTTTTGCCGCAGCCGGCGCTGCCGCAGACCAGCGTGGGCCGGCCCAGCGGCAGGCCGCCCTCGGTGATTTCGTCGAGGCCGTCGATGCCGGTCGGGGCCTTGGGCAGCCGGGGCAGCGCAACGGCACCGGCGGGAATAATTTCTTGCATAACGAAGCTAACGGATCGGGAAAGCATCAAAGATAATTGGCCGGGCGGTGGCCGCCCCACTCTTCACGCGGCGTACCCGGCGGGGGCCGTAGTTTGGCTGCCGCATTCGTTTCGTTCGTTCATGAAAAAACTTCTCCTCGCCGGGCTGGCCGCCGCCCTGGCCACCGCTTGCAACCAAAACCGCCCCGCCGAAACCGCCGCCGGGGCCCCCACCGCCGCCGACCCCAAGGCCCTGGGGGCCCTGTTCGACGCGTACTGGGAACGGCAGTCGCGCCTCGACCCGCTCTCGGCCACCAGCCAGGGCGACAACCGCTTCAACGACCAGCTGCCCAACGACGGCACCCGCGCCTACCGCGACTCGCTGCGCACGTTTTACCAAACCTACCTCACGCGGCTGGAGCGCTTCGACCGGGCCAAGCTGGGGCCCAACGACCAGCTGAGCTACGACATCTTCCGGTACCAGCTGCAGCAAAACCTGGCCGGCTTGCGCCTGAATACCTGGATGATGCCCTTCAACCAGTTCTACGCCCTGCCCCTGACGATGGGCCAGATGGGCTCGGGCGAGGGCATTCAGCCGTTCAAAACGGTGAAGGACTACGACAACTGGCTGGGCCGCGTGCGGGGCTTTGCCACGTGGGCCGATACGGCCGTGGCCAACTTCCGCACCGGCGCACGGGCCGGCGTGGTGCTGCCCCGGGCCCTGGTAGTGCAAATGGTGCCCCAGATGCGGGCCCTGGTGGTGGCCGACCCCACCAAGAGCCTGTTTTACAGCCCCATCAACAAGTTTCCCGCCAGCTTCTCGGCGGCCGATAAGGCCCGGCTGACGGCCGATTATAAGAAGGCCATCAGCACCGAGCTGGTGCCGACGTACAAAAAATTGGGCGACTTCCTGCAAACCGAGTACCTGCCCAAGGCCCGCGCCACCAGCGGCCTGGGGGCCCTGCCCGGCGGCCCGGCCATGTACAAGTACCTGGTGGCCAACTCGACGACGACCGAGCTGACGCCGGCCGAAATTTACCAGGTGGGCCTGGGCGAGGTGAAGCGCATCCGCGCCGAGATGGAGCGCGTGAAGGCCAGCGTGGGCTTTAAGGGCGACTTGCGGGCGTTTTTCGAGTACCTGAAGACCGACCAGCGCTTCCGGCCCTACAAAACGCCGGCCCAGATTTTGGCCGCCTTCGAGGCCATCCACCAGCGCATGGCGCCAAACCTGACCAAGATGTTCGGCCACGTGCCCAAAACGCCGTTCGAGATCCGCCAGACCGAGGCCTTCCGTGCTGCCTCGGCCTCGGCCGAGTACAACCAGGGGGCCCCGGACGGCTCGCGGCCGGGCATTTTCTACGTGCCCATCCTCGACGCCACCCAGTTCACGACCACCTCGGGCATGGAGTCGCTGTTTCTGCACGAGGCCATTCCCGGGCACCACTACCAGATTTCGTTGCAGCAGGAAAACACCGCCCTGCCCAAGTTCCGGCGCTTTGGCAGCCAGAACGCCTACGTGGAGGGCTGGGCCCTGTACTGCGAAAGCCTGGGCAAGGAGCTGGGCCTCTACACCGACCCCTACCAGTACGCCGGGGCCCTGGGCGACGAGATGCTGCGCGCCGTGCGCCTGGTGGTGGACACCGGCCTGCACTCGCGCAACCTGACCCGCGAGCAGGCCATCGCCTACATGCTCGACAACCTGCCCCTGAGCACCCAGGACGCCACCTCGGCCATCGAGCGCTACATGGCCATCCCCGGCCAGGCGCTGGGCTACAAGATTGGGGCCCTGAAAATCAGGGCCCTGCGCACCCGGTACGAGCAGCAGCTGGGCCCCAAGTTCTCGCTGAGCGCCTTCCACGACGAGATTCTGAAGGACGGCTCGATGCCGCTGGCCGTGCTGGAAAAGAAGATGGACGCCTGGGCCGCCGCCCAGAAGTAGGGCCCTGGACGTGGCACTTTCCTAACGCGCTATTGGGCGCTACCTTAGCCGTCCGCACCATTCTCCTTTCCTCATGAAACTCCTCTTCGCCGCGGCCCTCGGGGCCCTCCCCCTGCTGGCCCAGGCCCAGGCCGAAAACTTCGTACTGACCGGCAAAGTCGCCAACCCCAAAGCGGTTGATAAAGTCTACCTCGGCTACTCTGTGGCCGGCAAAATCGTGACGGATTCGACGGTGTTGAAGAACGGCGCGTTTACGTTTAAGGGCACCGTACCGGGCCCCACGCGGGGCACCCTCTTGTTTGCGCATCAAGGCGCGCGGCTGAACAAAACGCGCGATATGAACATCTTATATCTTGAGCAAGGCACCGTGAAAGTGGCCACCCGCGACTCGGCTGCCAAGGCTACCGTCACGGGCACCCCGCTCAACAAATTGCAGGACCAGCTAGATGCCCAGCTCAAGCAGTTGAACGCGCAAGACAAAGCCTTGGGCAAGGAGTACATGGCCGCCCGCGCCAAGCAGGACAAGCCTACCATGGACGCGCTTGAGGCCAAATTCGACGCCCTTGCCGAGGCCGAAAAGAAGGTAGCCACCGACTTTGTGGTGGCTCACCCCAACGACCGGTTCAGCCTGTTTGCCATCAAGCAAGCCGTGGGCTATGCTCCTAAGCCAGCCGAGTACGACGTGCTGTTCCAGAAGCTTTCGCCCAAGCTGCGGGCCACGCCCGATGGCCAGAAAATCGCCGCTCAAATCACCAAATTGCAGTCGGTGGCCGTGGGGGCCCTGGCGCCCGACTTCACCCAGAACACGCCCGAGGGCCAGCCGCTCACGCTCTCGTCGCTACGCGGCAAGTACGTGCTGATTGACTTTTGGGCCAGCTGGTGCGGCCCCTGCCGCCAGGAAAACCCCAACGTGGTGGCGGCCTACAACACCTACAAAGACAAGGGCTTCACCATCCTGGGCGTGTCGCTGGACAAGGAAACCGGCCAGGGCGCCTGGGTGAAGGCCATCGCCGCCGACGGCCTGGTCTGGCACCAAGTATCGGACCTCAAGTTCTGGCAGAACGCCGTGGCCCAGCAGTACAGCGTGCAGGGCATTCCCCAGAACTTCCTGCTCGACCCCGCCGGCAAAATCGTGGCCACCAACCTGCGCGGCGAGGAGCTGCAAACCAAGCTGGCCCAGCTGCTGGCGCCGGTGAAGTAAGCTTTTTTTCTTGTGTGTTTTTGACGAAAAGCCTGGCCCCGCGCCGGGCTTTTTTGTGGCCGTAGCGTGGACGCTGCGAGTCCGCGCGTTTCGCTTTGTCCTGCCGATAATCGTTGGGCGACCGTTCAACCGCGCGGACTCGCAGCGTCCACGCTACAGGCGCTACGCCACCAGGCGGTAGCCCACGCCGCGCAGGTTGAGGATGGCCACGGCGGGGTCGTGGCGGAGGTATTTGCGCAGGCGGGAGATGAACACGTCCATCGAGCGGGCGTGGAAAAACGAGTCGTCGCCCCAGAGTTGCAGCAGGGCCGCCTTGCGGTCGAGCGGGCGGGGCTGGTGGCGGGCGAGTAGCTCCAGCAGCTCGGTTTCGCGGTGCGAGAGGGTGGCGCTGAGCTGGCCGTCGAGCCACAGCTCCTGGCGCAGGGGCACGAACGTGTAGCGGCCCAGCGGCACGGCGGCGGGCAGCGCGGGCGCGGCGGCCGGGGCCCGGCGCAGCAGCTCGCGCAGGCGCACCACCAGCTCGTCGAGGCTGAAGGGCTTGCGCAGGTAGTCGTTGCCGCCCACCCCGAAGCCCTGCACCACGTCGGCGGGCTGCGACTTGGCCGTGAGGAAGAGCACCGGCACCTGCTGGTTGGTGCGCCGGATTTCCGCCACAAACGCCAGCCCGTCGAGCTGCGGCAGCATGATGTCCACGAGGCACAGGTCGAACGGCTCGCGGCGGAACGCGGCCAGCCCCAGGGCCCCGTCGGCCGCGTGCGTCACCCGGAAGCCCTGGCGCTCCAGGCTTTCGCGCACAATGCGGGCCAGGGGCAGTTCATCTTCGAGCAGCAGCAGGTGGAGCAAGGGCGGCGTCGTTATCATAAGGAGCGGCGAGGGGCAGGCGGATGGTGAAAGTGGTGCGCCCGGCCTGGCTGTGCAGGGCCAGGGTGCCGCCGTGGCGCTGCACCAGGGCGCGGGCGTAGTGCAGGCCCAGGCCCGAGCCGGGCACGTCGTGGCGGTTGCCGGTGGGCACGCGGAAGAACTTCTCGAACACCCGCGCCTGGTACTCGGCCGGGATGCCGGGGCCCTCGTTGGTGATGCGCAGCACGGCCTGGCCGTTTTCCGCGCCGCACCAGAGGGCAATTTCGCCGCCCGGTTGGCCGTACTTCAGGGCGTTGTCGAGCAGGGTGGCCAGCACGTTGGTCAGGTGCACGGCGTCGCCCACGATGGGCACGGGGCCGGCGGGCGCGGCGTAGGCCAGGCGGCTATCAACCTGCGCTAGCCGGGGCTGGGCCTCGTGCAGCACGGGCGCCAGCAGGGCCCCCAAATCGAGGGGCTGGCGGGCCAGGGCCAGGCCGGCGTGCTCAGCCACCACGCTCTGCAAAATCTTGTCGGCCAGGGCCCCCAGGCGGGCGGCCTGCTGCCGGATGATGCCCAGGTACTCGGCCGTGGCTTCGGGGCCCAGCGCGAATTGCTCGAGCGCTTCGGCCGCCACGCCGATGGTGGCCACCGGCGTTTTCAGCTCGTGGGTCATGTTGTTCACGAAGTCGTCCTTCAGGGCCGCCAGCCGCTCCTGGCTGAGCAGGGCGCGCACGGTGTAGGCGAAGCAAAATACCACCACGCCAATCAGCCCCACCGACCCCAGCAGCACCCACTTGATGCGGGCCAGGTAGGCCCGGTTGGGGTCGGCGAATTCGGCGCGCACCCGGCCGGCCATTTTCTTGGCAAAATCCACGCGCACCGGGGCGGTGGCAAACGCCGCCCGGGGCCCCGGCGCCCCCAGGCTATCAAACCGGAGCCGGAAAGGCGTGGCTACTTCGCGCCGCCGCAGCGCCTGGGCGTAGAGGCCAGCCAGGCGGCGGCGGTGCACGGTATCGGCCGCGTAGGCGGCGATGAGCTTGTCGGCCAGGCTCTTGGTATAGAAATACGTCATGCCGGCCCGCACGTCTGCCGCCACGGCGCCCGCCGTGAAGCGCTGGATGAAAAAGGCGCGGGCCGCTGCATCGAGCCGGGCCGGCCGGGGCCCCAGGCGGCCCGCAAAGTCGGTGAACCCGATTTCGTACGGGGCCCGCTTTTCCTTCGGGAACGGGTGCTTGTCGGCCACGGAAAAGCGCGCGCTGCCGTACACCGGCTCTACGTAGCCGCGCAGAATAATCGCGCTGGTGTCGGCCAGCCAAGTTCGGTAGCGCCGCAGCAGGCCCCCCTGGCGCAACTGGATTTCCTGGCCGGCGGCTTCGGCCAGCGCTTCGTTGGCGTCGCGGCGGAAGGTGCGGGTGGCGGTGCGGTAGGCCTGGTAGTTCCAGTAGGCTTGCAGGCCGGCCAGGGCCAGCGTGCACGCGGCCATCAGCAGCACCAGAAGTTTGATTTGCCGGGTCATGGGGCCCGAAAGTAGCCGGTACGCCCCCGAAGTTGCTCATTTTTAACACTTCTTAACAGTGCTTAACGGGCGTTAACGCAAGGGGCCCGCCCCCGCCGCGAGGTTTGTCAAAAAAACCCTCGCCCCATGAAAACGCTCCTGTTCCTACTACTCGGCCTCGCGCTGGCCACGCGCCCCGCCGGGGCCCAAATAGCCGCCGAAACCATCGTTGGGGCCCCGGCGCCCGCGCTGCGGTTTGCTGCCGTGCAAAACGCGCCGCGGCCCACCACGTCGCTGGCCACGCTGCGGGGCCGCGTGGTGGTGCTGGAGTTTTGGGGCACGTACTGCGGGCCGTGCGTGGCGGCCATGCCACACTTGCAGTCGCTGCAAAAGCAGTTTGCCGGGCGGCTCCAGGTGCTGGCCATCAGCCAGGAAACGCCGGCGCGAGTGGCGCGCTACCTGGCGGCGCGGCCCTCCAACCTGTGGTTTGCCACCGTGGCCGGCGCGGCGGCCGACTCGCTCCAGCGGCTGTTTTCGTACCGCATCGTGCCGCACTCCGTGTTGATTGACGCCGCGGGCCGGGTGGTGGCCAGCACCGATCCGCGCTACGTCACGGCCGGCGTCATCGACAGCGTGCTGCGGGGCCTGCCCGTGCGCTTGCCGCTGGTAAAAGACAACTTAGTGGCCGACCCGATGGCCGCTTACTTCCCCGCCAACGCTGCCACGCCGCCGCGCTTCCTTATCCAGCCGACCATGCAGGGCCTGGGCGGCATCATCCGCAATTATCCGCAGGATTCCTCGGCCTTCCACAAGCGCCGCTTAACGGCCATTAACCTGCCGCTCGCCATGCTCTATCGCATGGCCTACGGCGACCTGTCTTATTACCGCACCCTCGACCTACGGCCCAAAGCCGCCGCTGGGGCCCCGGAGCCCACGTATTGCCTCGATATTATCGTGGCCAGAGGCCAGGAAGCCACCCTCCTGCCCACCCTGCGGCGGGAGCTGGCCGCCCGCTTCGACCTGCGCGCCACCCTGGAGCCACGCTCGAAACCGGTGTACCTGCTGAAAGTCGTGGATGCTCATAAGCTACTGCCGGCCAGGGGCCCCGGCGGCGGCGGCACGGCCGGGGGCGGCCACTACGACGCACCCAACGCGCCCCTGGCCGCCGTAGCCGATTACCTGGAAGGCTTCGGGGTAGTGAAACTGCCCGTGCTGGACGCTACGGGCAGCGCCGCCCG
This genomic stretch from Hymenobacter sp. PAMC 26628 harbors:
- a CDS encoding redoxin domain-containing protein — encoded protein: MKTLLFLLLGLALATRPAGAQIAAETIVGAPAPALRFAAVQNAPRPTTSLATLRGRVVVLEFWGTYCGPCVAAMPHLQSLQKQFAGRLQVLAISQETPARVARYLAARPSNLWFATVAGAAADSLQRLFSYRIVPHSVLIDAAGRVVASTDPRYVTAGVIDSVLRGLPVRLPLVKDNLVADPMAAYFPANAATPPRFLIQPTMQGLGGIIRNYPQDSSAFHKRRLTAINLPLAMLYRMAYGDLSYYRTLDLRPKAAAGAPEPTYCLDIIVARGQEATLLPTLRRELAARFDLRATLEPRSKPVYLLKVVDAHKLLPARGPGGGGTAGGGHYDAPNAPLAAVADYLEGFGVVKLPVLDATGSAARYNVRFEYQPEKPGDLARALAAAGLALEAAERPVAVLVLQ
- a CDS encoding DUF885 domain-containing protein, whose amino-acid sequence is MKKLLLAGLAAALATACNQNRPAETAAGAPTAADPKALGALFDAYWERQSRLDPLSATSQGDNRFNDQLPNDGTRAYRDSLRTFYQTYLTRLERFDRAKLGPNDQLSYDIFRYQLQQNLAGLRLNTWMMPFNQFYALPLTMGQMGSGEGIQPFKTVKDYDNWLGRVRGFATWADTAVANFRTGARAGVVLPRALVVQMVPQMRALVVADPTKSLFYSPINKFPASFSAADKARLTADYKKAISTELVPTYKKLGDFLQTEYLPKARATSGLGALPGGPAMYKYLVANSTTTELTPAEIYQVGLGEVKRIRAEMERVKASVGFKGDLRAFFEYLKTDQRFRPYKTPAQILAAFEAIHQRMAPNLTKMFGHVPKTPFEIRQTEAFRAASASAEYNQGAPDGSRPGIFYVPILDATQFTTTSGMESLFLHEAIPGHHYQISLQQENTALPKFRRFGSQNAYVEGWALYCESLGKELGLYTDPYQYAGALGDEMLRAVRLVVDTGLHSRNLTREQAIAYMLDNLPLSTQDATSAIERYMAIPGQALGYKIGALKIRALRTRYEQQLGPKFSLSAFHDEILKDGSMPLAVLEKKMDAWAAAQK
- a CDS encoding sensor histidine kinase; translation: MTRQIKLLVLLMAACTLALAGLQAYWNYQAYRTATRTFRRDANEALAEAAGQEIQLRQGGLLRRYRTWLADTSAIILRGYVEPVYGSARFSVADKHPFPKEKRAPYEIGFTDFAGRLGPRPARLDAAARAFFIQRFTAGAVAADVRAGMTYFYTKSLADKLIAAYAADTVHRRRLAGLYAQALRRREVATPFRLRFDSLGAPGPRAAFATAPVRVDFAKKMAGRVRAEFADPNRAYLARIKWVLLGSVGLIGVVVFCFAYTVRALLSQERLAALKDDFVNNMTHELKTPVATIGVAAEALEQFALGPEATAEYLGIIRQQAARLGALADKILQSVVAEHAGLALARQPLDLGALLAPVLHEAQPRLAQVDSRLAYAAPAGPVPIVGDAVHLTNVLATLLDNALKYGQPGGEIALWCGAENGQAVLRITNEGPGIPAEYQARVFEKFFRVPTGNRHDVPGSGLGLHYARALVQRHGGTLALHSQAGRTTFTIRLPLAAPYDNDAALAPPAAARR
- the kaiC gene encoding circadian clock protein KaiC, whose product is MQEIIPAGAVALPRLPKAPTGIDGLDEITEGGLPLGRPTLVCGSAGCGKTLLGIEFLVRGIQNYGEPGVLMTFEETAEELAANVASLGFDLGALQAAKLLRVDHVHVDRSEMEENGEYDLEGLFIRLGYAIDAIGAKRVVLDTIETLFAGFTNESVLRSEIRRLFRWLKDKGVTTVITAERGDGTLTRQGLEEYVSDCVILLDNRVIDQITTRRLRVVKYRGSTHGTNEYPYLITEDGISVLPVTSLKLEHTVSNEIVSSGVPGLDAMFERGGWYRGSSTLLTGTAGTAKTTLAASFALAACQRGERCLYFAFEESPAQLVRNMQSVGIDLAPCLAQGLLRIDASRPTLNGLERHLVTLHRLVSEFRPSTVIIDPISNLISVGSTSEVRSMLTRLIDYLKVHGISALFTALISGRDGRMEMTEEGVSSLVDTWISVRDLEGIGERNRGLSIFKARGLAHSNQVREFEVTPRGVELLDVVVGPTGIITGAGRLAQRAQALAAAEAERHELDRNGRELERKRRVLEATIGNLRTEFESVEEALRRARAAQQELPAEDDSATNGGGAPGPQRSV
- a CDS encoding TlpA disulfide reductase family protein, translated to MKLLFAAALGALPLLAQAQAENFVLTGKVANPKAVDKVYLGYSVAGKIVTDSTVLKNGAFTFKGTVPGPTRGTLLFAHQGARLNKTRDMNILYLEQGTVKVATRDSAAKATVTGTPLNKLQDQLDAQLKQLNAQDKALGKEYMAARAKQDKPTMDALEAKFDALAEAEKKVATDFVVAHPNDRFSLFAIKQAVGYAPKPAEYDVLFQKLSPKLRATPDGQKIAAQITKLQSVAVGALAPDFTQNTPEGQPLTLSSLRGKYVLIDFWASWCGPCRQENPNVVAAYNTYKDKGFTILGVSLDKETGQGAWVKAIAADGLVWHQVSDLKFWQNAVAQQYSVQGIPQNFLLDPAGKIVATNLRGEELQTKLAQLLAPVK
- a CDS encoding response regulator transcription factor; this encodes MITTPPLLHLLLLEDELPLARIVRESLERQGFRVTHAADGALGLAAFRREPFDLCLVDIMLPQLDGLAFVAEIRRTNQQVPVLFLTAKSQPADVVQGFGVGGNDYLRKPFSLDELVVRLRELLRRAPAAAPALPAAVPLGRYTFVPLRQELWLDGQLSATLSHRETELLELLARHQPRPLDRKAALLQLWGDDSFFHARSMDVFISRLRKYLRHDPAVAILNLRGVGYRLVA